A region from the Nostoc sp. HK-01 genome encodes:
- the hisD gene encoding histidinol dehydrogenase, which yields MLRIITQQADVKAELQRICDRTHDEQVVHKEATVREVLQAVKRQGDKAVLHYTAEFDNQTLKLEELRVTGSELDTAYQQVSQELLQAIQLAARQIEAFHRQRVPKSWVNFGEDDVVLGKRYTPVDRAGIYVPGGRAAYPSTVLMNAIPAKVAGVPRVVMVTPPGAGKVISPAVLVAAQETGVQEIYRVGGAQAIAALAYGTETIPKVNIITGPGNIYVTLAKKLVYGTVGIDMLAGPSEVLIIADEFANPVHVAADMLAQAEHDPMAAAILLTTDPALAKNVQVAVERQLVDHPRRIDTEKAIAHYGLIVLVESLEAAAELSNEFAPEHLELEVKDPWAILPQIRHAGAIFLGYSTPEAVGDYLAGPNHTLPTSGAARYTSALSVETFLKHSSIIQYSPTALQKVAGAIDSLATAEGLPSHADSVRRRIQQDE from the coding sequence ATGCTGCGAATCATTACTCAGCAGGCAGACGTTAAAGCAGAACTACAACGTATCTGCGATCGCACCCATGACGAACAGGTGGTTCACAAAGAAGCAACGGTGCGGGAAGTGTTGCAAGCTGTGAAGCGCCAAGGCGACAAAGCTGTGTTACATTACACTGCTGAATTTGACAACCAAACCTTGAAGCTGGAAGAACTGCGCGTCACGGGTTCCGAACTAGATACAGCGTACCAACAAGTATCTCAAGAATTGCTCCAAGCAATTCAGTTAGCTGCTCGTCAAATTGAAGCATTTCACCGTCAGCGAGTCCCCAAAAGCTGGGTAAACTTCGGAGAAGATGATGTGGTGTTGGGTAAACGCTACACCCCTGTAGATCGAGCCGGGATATATGTACCTGGTGGTCGTGCAGCTTATCCGAGTACGGTGTTGATGAACGCCATTCCAGCAAAAGTGGCTGGTGTCCCACGAGTTGTCATGGTAACACCACCAGGGGCGGGAAAAGTCATTAGCCCCGCTGTACTAGTGGCAGCCCAAGAAACAGGAGTGCAAGAAATTTATCGCGTTGGGGGAGCGCAGGCGATCGCAGCTTTAGCTTATGGGACAGAAACAATTCCGAAAGTCAATATAATTACTGGCCCAGGCAATATTTACGTCACCTTAGCCAAAAAACTTGTCTATGGCACTGTGGGCATTGATATGCTGGCGGGGCCAAGCGAAGTGCTAATTATTGCCGATGAATTCGCCAATCCGGTGCATGTGGCTGCTGATATGTTAGCCCAAGCCGAACATGATCCAATGGCAGCAGCGATTTTGCTGACCACTGATCCGGCTTTGGCAAAAAATGTCCAAGTCGCCGTTGAAAGACAATTAGTTGATCATCCCAGACGGATAGATACCGAAAAAGCGATCGCTCACTACGGCTTAATTGTGTTGGTAGAATCTCTCGAAGCAGCCGCTGAACTCTCCAATGAATTTGCTCCAGAACACTTAGAGTTAGAGGTTAAAGACCCTTGGGCAATTCTGCCCCAAATCCGCCACGCTGGGGCGATATTTTTAGGTTACTCTACACCAGAAGCTGTAGGTGATTATTTAGCAGGGCCAAACCATACATTGCCCACTTCTGGCGCGGCTCGTTATACTTCAGCATTAAGCGTAGAAACCTTCCTCAAACATTCTAGTATTATTCAATACTCCCCAACTGCCTTGCAAAAAGTCGCAGGTGCAATTGATTCCCTAGCCACAGCAGAAGGCTTACCCTCCCATGCTGATTCAGTGCGGCGGCGGATTCAACAAGATGAGTGA
- a CDS encoding ribosomal protein S20 has protein sequence MANTKSALKRANIAERNRLRNKTYKSAVKTLMKKYLTVVATYAANPTPELKQQVDERLAEAYSKIDKAVKRGILHPNNGARKKSRLAHKLKPVT, from the coding sequence GTGGCGAATACAAAGTCTGCTCTTAAACGCGCCAATATCGCCGAACGCAATCGGCTGCGGAATAAAACTTACAAATCAGCTGTTAAGACGCTGATGAAAAAATACTTGACTGTGGTAGCAACCTACGCGGCTAATCCTACGCCCGAACTCAAACAACAAGTAGATGAGCGTCTGGCTGAGGCTTACAGCAAAATCGATAAAGCTGTTAAGCGGGGCATTCTGCACCCCAACAATGGGGCTAGGAAAAAATCGAGATTGGCTCATAAACTCAAGCCAGTCACCTAA
- a CDS encoding UspA domain-containing protein: protein MLNNILIALDGSDIAERVIQVLDNLVLSPETKVVLCHVFPTPDSDMELPADRPHPESPTLSYFQIEKQLQSYQEKLSIQSAVELVTGEAADEIIRLANIYKADLIIIGSRGLTGMKRIVQGSVSSQVVEEANCSVLVVKPNKN from the coding sequence GTGCTAAACAATATTTTGATAGCTCTGGATGGTTCGGATATTGCAGAACGCGTAATTCAGGTTTTGGATAATTTGGTATTATCACCCGAAACCAAAGTCGTTCTTTGTCATGTGTTTCCCACTCCAGATTCAGATATGGAACTACCCGCAGATCGTCCTCATCCTGAATCTCCCACTTTGTCTTATTTCCAAATTGAAAAACAGCTGCAATCTTATCAAGAAAAATTATCTATTCAAAGCGCAGTAGAATTAGTCACTGGCGAAGCTGCGGATGAAATTATTCGCCTAGCTAATATTTACAAAGCTGATTTGATTATTATTGGTAGTCGCGGATTAACTGGAATGAAGCGAATTGTCCAGGGTTCTGTGAGTAGTCAAGTGGTGGAAGAAGCTAATTGTTCTGTATTAGTGGTAAAACCAAATAAAAATTAA
- a CDS encoding periplasmic sensor signal transduction histidine kinase produces MFQATRRRLAIWYTTVTAVLLLLFASGVYLYVRSTLVERIDDTLNHVVEIVERSLVIEPVNNETNKLRINIEASFRNNANNVEDDHIDLEWFSPTGKLLWSTLSEPLNIPIHGNHTGETVRVPKQDQWGDSELSLRQVTQRVEFGRQVLGYLRVSHPWFEVTKPSRQLILDLALGIWLMLVSVAASGWFLSGKAMEPVGDSYQRLKQFTADASHELRSPITLIQTNVQVALSELELVETEVSTSTNYRQQLKVVERLTQRLGKLVNDLLFLARQDSGISKDTFSPCPLDALLMEVIEEQQLLASEKGIALNLNLVDPPVADTNPELLENWFTLAGNWDQLVRLLTNLISNALQHTPAGGKVNVELARQEGISRVSRMRVSTAQLQIKVSDNGVGIPTEALPRLFDRFYRVDPARTHKKSGSTATDSATGSGLGLAIAQAIVEHHQGQIQVESTIGKGTTFIVTLPITLES; encoded by the coding sequence ATGTTTCAAGCTACTCGCCGTCGATTGGCTATTTGGTATACTACCGTAACAGCGGTGTTGTTATTACTGTTTGCCAGTGGTGTTTATTTATATGTCCGTAGTACGTTGGTGGAGCGAATTGACGATACTTTAAATCATGTGGTGGAAATTGTAGAGCGATCGCTTGTGATTGAGCCAGTAAATAACGAAACTAATAAACTCCGCATCAATATAGAAGCCAGCTTTCGCAACAATGCCAATAATGTAGAGGATGACCACATTGACTTGGAATGGTTTAGTCCTACAGGGAAATTACTTTGGTCAACTTTATCAGAACCTCTCAATATCCCTATTCACGGTAATCATACTGGTGAAACAGTCCGTGTACCCAAACAAGACCAATGGGGGGACTCAGAACTATCGTTGCGTCAAGTCACCCAGCGCGTGGAATTTGGCCGCCAAGTCTTAGGATATCTGCGTGTAAGTCACCCTTGGTTTGAAGTTACCAAACCCAGTCGCCAGCTAATTTTGGATTTAGCACTGGGGATTTGGTTAATGTTAGTGTCTGTAGCTGCAAGTGGCTGGTTTCTTTCGGGGAAAGCAATGGAACCAGTAGGTGATTCTTATCAAAGACTCAAGCAATTCACCGCTGATGCTTCCCATGAACTGAGAAGTCCCATTACTTTGATTCAAACTAATGTACAAGTTGCTTTAAGCGAATTAGAGTTAGTAGAAACAGAAGTGAGTACTTCTACCAACTATCGTCAGCAGTTAAAGGTAGTGGAACGACTGACACAACGCTTAGGTAAGTTGGTTAATGATTTATTATTTTTAGCACGACAAGATAGCGGTATCAGTAAAGATACATTCTCTCCTTGTCCTTTAGATGCCTTGTTGATGGAAGTTATCGAAGAACAGCAACTTCTAGCCAGTGAAAAAGGCATTGCTTTGAATTTAAACTTAGTTGATCCTCCTGTTGCTGACACTAACCCCGAATTATTAGAAAATTGGTTCACACTAGCAGGTAATTGGGATCAACTCGTCAGACTATTGACAAACTTAATTAGTAATGCATTACAGCATACTCCTGCTGGTGGAAAAGTCAATGTAGAATTAGCACGCCAAGAAGGAATCAGCCGCGTTTCCAGAATGCGCGTCAGTACTGCTCAGTTACAAATTAAAGTAAGTGATAACGGAGTTGGGATTCCTACAGAAGCATTACCACGGTTATTTGACCGCTTTTACCGGGTAGATCCTGCACGTACGCATAAAAAAAGTGGAAGTACAGCGACTGACAGTGCTACAGGTTCAGGATTGGGATTAGCGATCGCGCAAGCTATTGTTGAACATCACCAAGGTCAAATTCAAGTAGAAAGTACCATCGGTAAAGGTACAACTTTTATTGTCACTCTACCCATAACTCTAGAGTCTTAA
- a CDS encoding 33kD chaperonin, heat shock protein HSP33 has translation MADQLIRATAAEGGIRAVGVITTRLTEEARQRHKLSYVATAAMGRTMAAGLLMASSMKRTGSRINIRVKGDGPLGGILVDAGLDGTVRGYVSNPSVELPPNAKGKLDVGGAVGSGYLYVVRDIGYGYPYSSTVELVSGEIGDDVAHYLVNSEQTPSALVLGVFVGADGVTAAGGLLVQVLPKAARDEALVTTLESRVAALSGFTPLLQAGKTLPEIFGDLLGDMGLSIFPETQMLRFNCGCSFDRVLGALKMLGEAELQDMIVKDDGAEATCDFCGRVYQASIDHLAQLIVDLQAESSVGK, from the coding sequence ATGGCGGATCAGTTAATTCGCGCAACAGCAGCTGAAGGTGGGATTCGTGCGGTGGGTGTCATCACTACACGCTTGACAGAAGAGGCTCGGCAGCGTCACAAACTTTCTTATGTGGCAACAGCTGCAATGGGAAGGACTATGGCAGCAGGCTTATTGATGGCTTCTAGCATGAAGCGTACAGGATCGAGAATTAATATTCGAGTCAAAGGCGATGGCCCTTTGGGTGGTATATTGGTAGATGCAGGTTTGGATGGAACAGTCCGGGGTTATGTCAGCAACCCGTCTGTAGAACTGCCACCCAATGCTAAAGGTAAACTTGATGTCGGCGGTGCAGTAGGTAGTGGCTACCTCTACGTTGTTCGGGATATTGGTTATGGTTATCCCTACTCTAGTACAGTAGAACTTGTTTCTGGAGAAATTGGTGATGATGTGGCGCATTACCTAGTAAATTCTGAACAAACACCTTCAGCTTTAGTCTTAGGGGTATTCGTGGGTGCAGATGGCGTAACGGCTGCTGGAGGGTTGCTAGTGCAAGTTTTACCTAAAGCAGCTAGAGATGAAGCCTTAGTTACAACCTTAGAATCACGGGTGGCTGCCTTATCAGGATTTACCCCATTGTTGCAAGCTGGTAAGACACTACCAGAAATTTTTGGTGATCTTTTGGGCGATATGGGTTTGTCGATATTTCCTGAAACCCAGATGTTGCGCTTTAATTGCGGTTGCTCTTTTGATCGGGTGTTAGGCGCACTTAAGATGTTAGGTGAAGCTGAATTACAAGACATGATTGTCAAAGACGATGGCGCTGAAGCTACTTGTGATTTTTGTGGCAGAGTATATCAGGCAAGTATTGACCACTTAGCTCAGTTGATTGTTGATTTACAGGCAGAATCTTCTGTTGGAAAATAA
- a CDS encoding TatD family hydrolase: MQLIDTHVHLNFDNFQPDLAAVRSRWQEAGVVRLVHSCVEPSEFSSIQTIAHQFPELSFAVGLHPLDAEKWQSYTAETIKSLASSEPKVVAIGEMGLDYYKAENYEQQRLVFESQLAIASELNLPVIIHCRDAASDVREILQKWQEIQGGIRGVMHCWGGTPEETQWFLDLGFYISFSGTVTFKNAKEIHASAAMVSSDHLLIETDCPFLAPVPKRGEKRNEPAYVRYVAEKLAELRGETVEAIAHQTTQNACKLFGLAL, from the coding sequence ATGCAACTAATTGACACCCACGTTCATCTTAACTTTGATAACTTCCAGCCAGATTTAGCCGCAGTGCGATCGCGATGGCAAGAAGCGGGGGTAGTGCGATTAGTACACTCCTGTGTTGAACCATCAGAGTTTTCCAGCATTCAAACTATTGCTCACCAATTTCCCGAACTGAGTTTTGCCGTTGGCCTGCATCCCTTGGATGCAGAAAAATGGCAAAGTTATACAGCCGAGACAATTAAATCCTTGGCAAGTTCCGAACCAAAAGTAGTGGCGATTGGAGAAATGGGGCTGGATTACTACAAAGCTGAAAACTATGAGCAACAGCGCCTAGTTTTTGAATCGCAATTAGCGATCGCATCTGAACTCAACCTCCCTGTAATTATTCACTGTCGTGATGCGGCCAGTGATGTCAGGGAAATTTTGCAAAAATGGCAGGAAATCCAAGGAGGAATTCGGGGTGTAATGCACTGCTGGGGTGGAACACCAGAAGAAACCCAATGGTTCCTTGACCTGGGTTTTTACATTAGCTTTAGCGGGACTGTCACATTCAAAAACGCTAAAGAGATTCACGCCTCAGCCGCGATGGTCAGTAGCGATCACTTACTAATCGAAACAGACTGTCCCTTTTTGGCTCCTGTTCCCAAACGGGGTGAGAAACGCAATGAACCGGCTTATGTGCGCTATGTAGCGGAAAAATTAGCCGAATTGCGGGGAGAGACTGTAGAAGCGATCGCCCACCAAACCACGCAAAATGCCTGTAAATTATTTGGTTTGGCTTTATAA